The Streptomyces fungicidicus nucleotide sequence CTCACTGACTTGACCGCCGTGGTGGAACGCGTGCGGGGTTCGGTGGAAGGCGTGATCGAGGGAAAGCCCGAGGTCGTACGGCTCTCGCTGACCGTGCTGCTAGCCGAGGGGCATCTGCTCATCGAGGATGTCCCGGGAGTCGGCAAGACCATGCTGGCCAAGGCGCTGGCGCGGTCGATCGACTGCTCGGTGCGGCGGATCCAGTTCACCCCGGACCTGCTGCCCTCGGACATCACCGGTGTGTCCATCTGGGACCAGCAGCGCCGTGACTTCGAGTTCAAGCCGGGCGCGATCTTCGCGCAGGTGGTGATCGGCGACGAGATCAACCGCGCGTCGCCGAAGACCCAGTCGGCGCTCCTCGAGTCGATGGAGGAGCGCCAGGTCACCATCGACGGCAAGACCTACGAACTGCCCAGCCCGTTCATGGTCGTGGCGACGCAGAACCCGGTCGAGATGGAGGGCACCTACCCGCTGCCGGAGGCCCAGCGCGACCGTTTCATGGCCCGTGTCTCGGTCGGCTACCCGAGCGCGGAGGCCGAACTGCGGATGCTGGACGTGCACGGCGGCGTCTCCCCGCTGGAGGACCTCCAGCCGGTGGCGCACGCGCACGAGATCCTGAAGCTGATCGAGGCGGTGCGCGACGTGTACGTGGCCGAACCGGTCCGCCGGTACGCCGTGGACCTGGTCGCCGCCACCCGCACGCACCCCGATCTCAGACTCGGCGCCTCGCCGCGCGCGACCCTGCACCTGCTGCGCGCGGCGAAGGCGTCGGCGGCCCTCGGCGGCCGGGAGTACGCGCTGCCGGACGACGTGCAGGCGCTCGCCGTGGCCGTCCTCGCCCACCGGCTGCTGCCCACCGCCCAGGCCCAGCTCAACCGCCGCACCGCCGAGCAGGTGGTGCAGGAGATCCTCCAGAGCACCGCGGTGCCCGCGGAGCGCGCCCCCCGGGGCCTGTGATGACCACCGCGGGCGCCGTCCACGCCGAGGGCGACCGGGGCGACCGCAGCGGTGTCAGGACGGCGCTGGCGGGACTCACCACCCGCGGGCGCTCCTTCCTCGCCGCCGGTGTGGCGGCCGCGGTCTGCTCGTACGTGCTCGGGCAGAGCGACCTGCTGCGGGTCGGGCTGCTCCTCGCGGTGCTGCCGCTGGTGTGCGCGGCGGTGCTCTACCGCACCCGCTACCGGGTCGCCGGCAGCCGCCGGCTCTCCCCCGGGCGGGTGCCGGCGGGCTCCGAGGCGCGGGTGCACCTGCGGATGGAGAACGTCTCGCGGCTGCCCACGGGCCTGCTGATGCTCCAGGACCGGGTGCCCTACGTGCTCGGTCCACGCCCGCGGTTCGTGCTGGACCGGGTGGAGGCGGGCGGGCGCCGCGAGGTGTCCTACCGGGTCCGTTCCGATCTGCGCGGCCGCTATCCGCTGGGCCCGCTCCAGCTGCGGCTTTCCGACCCGTTCGGGATGTGCGAGCTGACCCGGTCCTTCTCGACCCACGACACCCTGACGGTGGTCCCGCGGGTGGTGCCGCTGCCGCCGGTGCGGCTGAGCGGCGAGGCCAAGGGGTACGGCGACGGACGGCATCGCGCCCTGGCGCTGGCCGGCGAGGACGACGTGATCCCCCGCGGGTACCGCTACGGCGACGACCTGCGACGGGTGCACTGGCGCTCCACCGCCCGCTACGGCGAGCTGATGGTGCGCCGCGAGGAGCAGCCGCAGCGCGCCCGCTGCACGGTGCTGCTGGACACCCGGGCCATCGCCTACGAGGGCGCCGGACCGGACTCGGCGTTCGAATGGGCGGTGTCGGGCGCGGCGTCCGTGCTGGTGCACATGCTGGAGCGGGGCTTCTCGGTGCGGCTGCTGACCGACACCGGCAACGCGGTGCCGGGCGAGGGGTCCGACGGGTTCGCGGGCGCCGGCCAGGAGTCGGCGGACGCGGCCGGGCTGATGATGGACACCCTCGCCGTGGTGGACCACTCCGACGACGAGGGGCTGTCCCGCGCCTACGACGTGCTGCGCGGCGGGAACGAGGGGCTGCTGGTGGCGTTCCTCGGCGACCTGGACGAGGACCAGGCCGCGGTGCTCGCCCGGATGCGGCAGCGCAGCGGGGGCGCCGTGGCCTTCCTGCTGGACAGCGCGGCCTGGCTGCGGGAGCCGGCGGACGTGCCGGACGCGTCGGACCGGGCCGGGGACCGGCTGCGGATGCTGCGTGAGGCGGGATGGACCGCCCTCGGCGTGCCGCGGGGCGCGGCACTGGAAGAACTGTGGCGGCAGGCGGACCGGGAGCGTTCGGGCCTGACCGCGGCGAGCGGCGGGGAGGGACCGTGATCAGCGGGCGGGCGAGGCTGGCGCTGTGCGCGTGGGCGGCCACACTGATGGCGGCGTGCGCGCTGCTGCCGCTGGTCGAACCGTCGGTCTGGTTCGTCCAGGCGGCGTTCCTGCTGGCGGTGCAGTCGGGGGTGGGCGCCGCGGCCCGGCGGGTGCCGCTGGCACGTCCGCTGACCGTGGTGGCGCAGGTCGTCGTCACGCTGGTGCTGCTGACCCTGGCGTTCGCGCGTGAGCACGCCGTGGCCGGGCTCATACCCGGACCGGACGCCCTCCGGTTCTTCGCCGGCCTGCTGGACCAGGGCGGCAACGACGTCAGCCGGTACGCGATCCCGGCGCCGCTGTCCGACGGCATCCGGCTGATGCTGATCGGCGGCGTGCTGGTGATCGGGCTGCTGGTGGACACCATCGCGGTGACCTTCCGCAGCGCGGCCCCCGCCGGACTTCCGCTGCTCGCCCTGTACTCGGTGGCCGCGGGCCTGTCCGACAACGGCGTGGACTGGCTGTGGTTCCTGCTGGCGGCGGCCGGCTATCTGATGCTGCTGCTCGCCGAGGGACGCGACCGGCTCTCCCAGTGGGGGCGCGTGTTCGGCGGGGTGCCGGGGCCGGGCGGGGACTCGCCCGGCGCCGTCGCGCCGGTGCGCACCGGGCGGCGGATCGGCGCGGTCGCGCTGGGCATCGCCCTGGTGGTGCCGCTCGCGCTGCCCGCGATGAACGGCGGCCTGCTGGGCCCCTCCGGCACGGGCGTCGGCTCGGGCTCTGGCGGGGGCGGCACCATCTCCGCGGTGAACCCGCTGGTGTCGCTGCGCGACTCGCTGAACGTGGACGAGGACCGCCAGGTGCTGTCGGTGCGCTCCGAGCTGACGGACACGTCGGACCTGTATCTGC carries:
- a CDS encoding AAA family ATPase, with the protein product MTTYDDRASLTDLTAVVERVRGSVEGVIEGKPEVVRLSLTVLLAEGHLLIEDVPGVGKTMLAKALARSIDCSVRRIQFTPDLLPSDITGVSIWDQQRRDFEFKPGAIFAQVVIGDEINRASPKTQSALLESMEERQVTIDGKTYELPSPFMVVATQNPVEMEGTYPLPEAQRDRFMARVSVGYPSAEAELRMLDVHGGVSPLEDLQPVAHAHEILKLIEAVRDVYVAEPVRRYAVDLVAATRTHPDLRLGASPRATLHLLRAAKASAALGGREYALPDDVQALAVAVLAHRLLPTAQAQLNRRTAEQVVQEILQSTAVPAERAPRGL
- a CDS encoding DUF58 domain-containing protein, with translation MTTAGAVHAEGDRGDRSGVRTALAGLTTRGRSFLAAGVAAAVCSYVLGQSDLLRVGLLLAVLPLVCAAVLYRTRYRVAGSRRLSPGRVPAGSEARVHLRMENVSRLPTGLLMLQDRVPYVLGPRPRFVLDRVEAGGRREVSYRVRSDLRGRYPLGPLQLRLSDPFGMCELTRSFSTHDTLTVVPRVVPLPPVRLSGEAKGYGDGRHRALALAGEDDVIPRGYRYGDDLRRVHWRSTARYGELMVRREEQPQRARCTVLLDTRAIAYEGAGPDSAFEWAVSGAASVLVHMLERGFSVRLLTDTGNAVPGEGSDGFAGAGQESADAAGLMMDTLAVVDHSDDEGLSRAYDVLRGGNEGLLVAFLGDLDEDQAAVLARMRQRSGGAVAFLLDSAAWLREPADVPDASDRAGDRLRMLREAGWTALGVPRGAALEELWRQADRERSGLTAASGGEGP